TTTTTCAATTTTAACTGGAAGAATCTTTCCTTCCAATTTTACATCTCCTTTTGCAATTACATTTATATAGTTTGTAGTGTAACCTCCAATAGTGCCCTCTTTTGAATTTACTTGCTCTTCAAATAATACATCAGTAATACGCCCAACAAATCTTTCATTAAATTCTTTTGTAAGTCTTCTACCTAGCTCTATCAACCTTTTACTTCTTTCACTTTTAACTTCTCCACTGATTTGACCTTTAAATTTGGCTGCTGGAGTCCCTTTTCGTGGTGAATACTTAAAAACATGAATTCTTGAAAAACCTATTTCCTTAACAAAATCATACGTTTCTTGAAACTCTTTATCTGTTTCACCTGGAAAACCAACTATTATATCAGTAGTAATTCCTACATCGGGCATATATTTTCTTATCAAGTTGACAATATCTTTGTATTGTTCAGTAGTATACTTTCTATTCATACGCTTTAAAACCGAATTGCTCCCACTTTGTAAGGACAAATGAAAATGATTACACAGTTTAGGTAATTTCACAATTCTCTTCATAAATTCTTCTGTAACTATTGTAGGTTCTAATGAACTCAATCTAATTCTTTCTATACCTTCAATTTCATGAATCTTTTCTATTACATCAATTAAACTAACATTACCTATATCCTTTCCATATGAAGCTACATGTATCCCTGTTAATACAATTTCTTTAAATCCTTTATCAGCAAGTTTTTTTACTTCTTTAATAACATTTTCAAGCTTCCTACTTCTAATAGGCCCTCTAGCATAAGGAATAATACAATATGAACAGTATTGATTACAGCCTTCTTGTATTTTGATAAATGCCCTTGTTTTGCCTTT
This genomic window from Caldisalinibacter kiritimatiensis contains:
- the mtaB gene encoding tRNA (N(6)-L-threonylcarbamoyladenosine(37)-C(2))-methylthiotransferase MtaB translates to MNKVAFYTLGCKVNQFETQAMVDLFKKKGYEVVDSDEKADVYIINTCTVTNMSDRKSRQFIRRAKRLNKDSIVGVVGCYPQVAPEKVLEIEDVDLIIGTQDKSRIVELCEEAKEKNERINTVEDIMQIKEYEELSIEDVKGKTRAFIKIQEGCNQYCSYCIIPYARGPIRSRKLENVIKEVKKLADKGFKEIVLTGIHVASYGKDIGNVSLIDVIEKIHEIEGIERIRLSSLEPTIVTEEFMKRIVKLPKLCNHFHLSLQSGSNSVLKRMNRKYTTEQYKDIVNLIRKYMPDVGITTDIIVGFPGETDKEFQETYDFVKEIGFSRIHVFKYSPRKGTPAAKFKGQISGEVKSERSKRLIELGRRLTKEFNERFVGRITDVLFEEQVNSKEGTIGGYTTNYINVIAKGDVKLEGKILPVKIEKVQKGSLLGKIQK